A region from the Fusarium musae strain F31 chromosome 1, whole genome shotgun sequence genome encodes:
- a CDS encoding hypothetical protein (CAZy:CE10~MEROPS:MER0042911), with translation MTSQSERDAQFNALIDVLHSVKSDIFDPFTITRTYYESAGIQIGVDILIPRRLKSQNPPVIVRIHGGFLITGSSLFPAWFSKWVLDFAEEQDAVIISPNYRLLPEVKGRDIIHDMGNFWNWVHCGGPSRHLAAIGQQKLQLDLIRTLVVGESAGGYLALQSVLSGFVRPKAIIALYPMVDMKAAHFTESYAKSIVGIPNYPNEDVNKFLSATVVKPGITEADPPVRLDSAMAVVHNGRYLELLGEDSDLFILERIKRMALSPSNYEKSLFPPLFLLHGEGDTAVPVDGTRKLVDCLQRLDQSTQIHLAVRPGDHGFDFKATIDEPWLREGLNFIVSPWLDSKSLI, from the exons ATGACCTCTCAGTCAGAGCGTGACGCTCAGTTCAACGCCCTCATCGATGTCCTGCACAGTGTCAAAAGCGACATATTCGACCCCTTCACCATCACTCGAACATACTACGAGTCTGCCGGAATTCAGATCGGCGTCGATATTCTGATTCCTCGTCGCCTCAAAAGTCAGAACCCGCCAGTCATCGTCAGAATCCACGGCGGCTTTCTG atcACCGGCTCAAGTTTGTTTCCGGCTTGGTTCTCCAAATGGGTTCTCGACTTtgcagaagagcaagatgccGTCATCATTAGTCCCAACTACAGACTTCTTCCTGAGGTCAAGGGTCGGGATATTATTCATGACATGGGCAACTTCTGGAATTGGGTGCACTGCGGAGGCCCTTCGCGTCATCTCGCAGCAATTGGGCAACAAAAGCTTCAATTAGACCTCATCAGAACGCTTGTCGTTGGCGAAAGTGCTG GCGGATATCTGGCTTTACAGTCTGTGCTGTCAGGCTTTGTGAGACCCAAGGCGATTATAGCTCTTTATCCAATGGTCGACATGAAAGCGGCTCACTTCACCGAGTCCTACGCCAAATCAATTGTTGGTATACCAAACTATCCTAACGAAGATGTCAACAAGTTCCTTTCGGCCACCGTTGTCAAGCCTGGAATCACCGAGGCAGATCCACCCGTGAGACTTGATTCGGCAATGGCAGTTGTGCACAATGGGCGGTATCTGGAACTTCTCGGTGAGGACTCTGACTTGTTCATCCTTGAGCGAATCAAGAGGATGGCCTTGAGTCCTTCGAATTATGAAAAGTCTTTGTTTCCGCCATTGTTTCTACTTCACGGCGAGGGGGATACAGCAGTGCCTGTTGATGGCACCCGGAAGCTAGTTGATTGCCTGCAGCGGTTGGACCAAAGTACTCAGATCCATCTGGCGGTCCGGCCTGGGGACCATGGTTTTGACTTTAAAGCTACCATTGATGAGCCTTGGTTGAGGGAGGGTTTGAATTTTATTGTGAGTCCATGGCTAGATAGTAAAAGTCTCATATAG
- a CDS encoding hypothetical protein (EggNog:ENOG41), translating into MPPEVAQAIQTSTLPHPDPVLKEKETMDAPATQPRQLDHTEQEKTEKGSEVDDPLQEALVRLAEINELFTTEKIHENISNVERDAERSMYSNLCKTLLDKNRRLGQLNMRSQQAAMHHNFTTLRIEELEKEVKDLKKRVYELGDDHDFKHPEDKLPIHLHELKRSNPYEFALNKDTVLLPTAQQPALEVRLSEAVVTKLTKEEKALHNMDHDSDITPEALIEFNPERLRIRSRPLMSHLEKLTETQVLYLVPEDDIDGDKVYSSMVFLRPFRFFIKHEAAIRKSMADIEAKVKEEEKEDSEKSSVKKMNGKKEYNLNQQQFAAKDLLEDLKLLVTFLDTDLRPTFHLRQQIKDVTAIEIEYADLRHLFERGDLVIAKENPSYARMVVNVAGGREPLVHKLQKGDEENPIPVNGFAIDCISLGCNGSSFVPNLERFSIRKFHGRQPISSLLLYPLKFDPDADTLRDRFLEGGRNFSQVASSPFCHKRAVGKTVDEPSINLDAEVVVDMTLAMNMRSEWRLDSSIARDDFTRNDRREVIQRSWCKHASEYRYTCCGSDVIFNDLELDDFDAQEFLKKKGYILQPLTMEDLTDEHLMIMRPYVHAFVLRSRQWVTIRSEDLQEVIFRNSFDDLVLPDNHKTTVQALVTTHEKGRSPLSSSPEKPSIGSVLDLVQGKGSGLVILLHGPPGVGKTSTAECVADDTKRPLFPITCGDIGETAADVEHNLQSHFQLAHKWGCVLLLDEADIFLAKRTRSDLRHNAVTSVFLRSLEYYAGILFLTTNRVGVIDPAFRSRIQMSLFYPQLSLDVTCKLYEKFIRRAKTEQMKQGYYAFKIKEKEILKFGKKHFRTLEKNSYETWNGRQIRNAFQTAIALAEHQSMTQSPGDAQPTLGKEQFEAVAQGFMQFDEYLSKTLGATDADLAKREGLRHDGYMMGAGTPAVPVVPMAMPQPARHVQKQAAAMKYDSDDDSDSETDTDEESDIDAKEARAGKSGSAEKGDFETERDEFYEYMKWKRKRSEHK; encoded by the exons ATGCCACCAGAAGTTGCTCAAGCAATCCAGACGAGCACTCTCCCCCACCCAGATCCAGTtctgaaagagaaggaaactATGGATGCCCCGGCTACACAACCCAGACAACTGGATCATACGGAGCAAGAAAAGACAGAAAAGGGATCTGAAGTCGACGACCCCCTCCAGGAAGCCTTGGTTCGCCTGGCCGAGATAAATGAGCTGTTCACCACTGAAAAGATTCACGAAAATATAAGCAATGTCGAAAGAGACGCTGAAAGGTCCATGTATAGCAATCTCTGCAAGACATTGCTTGACAAAAATCGTCGGCTGGGACAGCTCAACATGCGATCGCAGCAAGCAGCCATGCACCACAACTTTACAACTCTGAGgatcgaggagcttgagaaagaGGTCAAGGATTTGAAAAAAAGAGTTTACGAACTGGGAGACGACCATGATTTCAAGCACCCGGAGGACAAACTTCCCATCCATCTGCACGAGCTGAAGAGATCCAATCCTTATGAGTTTGCACTTAATAAAGACACCGTCCTTCTTCCGACAGCTCAGCAACCAGCTTTGGAGGTTAGATTGTCAGAAGCAGTAGTTACTAAACTgaccaaggaagagaaggcttTACACAATATGGATCATGACTCTGACATCACCCCCGAAGCCCTAATTGAGTTTAATCCGGAGAGGCTCAGAATAAGATCTCGTCCGCTCATGTCCCACCTTGAGAAGTTGACAGAGACCCAGGTGCTTTATCTAGTGCCAGAAGACGATATAGATGGGGACAAAGTCTACAGTAGTATGGTGTTTCTACGACCGTTCAGATTCTTCATCAAACACGAAGCAGCGATTAGGAAAAGCATGGCTGATATAGAGGCCAAAgtcaaagaggaagagaaggaagactCCGAGAAAAGTtcggtgaagaagatgaatggGAAAAAAGAGTACAATCTAAACCAGCAACAGTTCGCCGCCAAAGATCTACTGGAGGATCTCAAATTGCTGGTTACATTTCTCGACACAGATCTCCGACCAACCTTTCATCTTAGGCAACAAATCAAAGATGTAACAGCTATCGAGATCGAGTACGCTGACCTAAGACATTTGTTTGAGCGAGGAGATCTTGTTATTGCTAAAGAAAATCCATCTTATGCCAGAATGGTTGTGAATGTGGCCGGTGGACGAGAACCTCTAGTCCATAAGCTTCAAAAGGGGGACGAAGAAAACCCAATTCCAGTCAATGGCTTTGCTATTGATTGCATTAGCTTGGGATGTAATGGATCGTCCTTTGTCCCGAATCTGGAACGATTCTCCATCAGAAAGTTCCACGGTCGACAGCCCATCTCGTCATTGCTCCTTTATCCCCTCAAGTTTGACCCAGATGCAGACACTCTTCGGGATAGGTTCCTAGAAGGCGGCAGGAACTTTTCGCAAGTAGCAAGCAGCCCTTTCTGCCACAAGAGAGCTGTAGGGAAAACGGTTGATGAACCGTCAATAAACCTGGACGCCGAAGTCGTTGTCGATATGACGCTTGCAATGAACATGAGGTCCGAATGGCGGCTTGATTCTAGCATTGCACGGGATGACTTTACAAGAAATGATAGAAGAGAAGTAATTCAACGATCTTGGTGTAAGCATGCCTCTGAGTACCGTTATACATGTTGTGGAAGCGATGTTATCTTCAACGACTTGGAACTGGACGATTTCGATGCCCAAGAattcttgaagaagaagggctaTATCCTACAACCACTTACAATGGAAGATCTTACAGATGAGCATCTAATGATCATGAGACCATATGTTCATGCGTTTGTTTTGCGCTCCAGGCAATGGGTTACGATAAGGTCTGAAGATCTGCAAGAAGTCATCTTCCGAAACAGCTTCGATGATCTGGTTTTACCGGATAACCACAAAACAACTGTCCAAGCATTAGTTACCACCCATGAGAAGGGGAGGTCGCCACTATCGTCTAGTCCTGAAAAGCCAAGCATCGGATCTGTGCTAGATCTCGTGCAGGGAAAGGGTAGTGGACTTGTCATTTTGCTACATGGACCACCCGGTGTTGGAAAGACGTCGACAGCCGAATGCGTCGCTGACGATACAAAACGGCCCCTGTTTCCTATTACCTGCGGCGACATTGGCGAAACTGCTGCTGATGTCGAGCATAACCTGCAAAGCCACTTTCAATTGGCTCACAAATGGGGTTGTGTCCTACTTCTCGATGAAGCCGACATATTCCTCGCCAAACGCACCCGCAGCGACTTGCGCCATAATGCTGTCACAAGTGTATTCCTTCGAAGTTTGGAGTATTATGCTGGGATTCTCTTTTTGACAACAAATCGCGTCGGTGTTATCGATCCAGCATTCAGGTCCAGGATTCAAATGTCTTTGTTTTATCCCCAGTTGAGCCTCGACGTTACGTGCAAGTTGTACGAGAAGTTTATTAGAAGAGCCAAGACAGAGCAGATGAAGCAGGGGTACTATGCTTTCAaaatcaaggagaaggagattctCAAGTTCGGGAAGAAGCATTTTCGGACTTTGGAGAAAAACAGCTACGAGACATGGAATGGACG CCAAATCCGCAACGCGTTCCAAACAGCCATCGCCCTAGCCGAGCATCAAAGCATGACCCAATCCCCAGGGGATGCTCAGCCGACACTAGGCAAAGAACAATTTGAAGCAGTAGCGCAAGGATTCATGCAATTTGACGAATATCTCAGCAAGACACTCGGAGCTACAGATGCGGATCTGGCAAAGCGAGAGGGATTGCGCCATGACGGGTACATGATGGGAGCAGGCACCCCAGCCGTCCCTGTGGTTCCGATGGCTATGCCTCAACCAGCTCGTCACGTTCAGAAGCAAGCGGCTGCCATGAAATAcgatagtgatgatgatagcgacTCTGAGACTGACACTGATGAGGAATCTGATATAGATGCCAAAGAGGCTAGGGCGGGGAAGAGTGGATCTGCAGAAAAAGGGGATTTTGAAACGGAAAGAGATGAGTTTTATGAGTATATGAAgtggaaaaggaaaaggtcaGAGCACAAGTAA
- a CDS encoding hypothetical protein (EggNog:ENOG41), protein MAKQQKDNEIIEIAKGLKGTPWCEEYEKMISGMLYNPLHPELLDGRHRARGLAYKYNNIDPSAGTREEIDDKRAQMLSEMLGKVGKGTYIETPFMPDYGSNVSIGENCFMNFGLTILDTSLVIIGDRVQMGPNVHIYTAGHETSVLSRIKFVEFGHPIRIEDDCWIGGNVVILPGVTIGRGCTVGAGAVVTKSLPPYSIALGAPAKVVKTIQSVEEELADPNNPFRNMPDRE, encoded by the exons atggccaagcaACAGAAAGATAATGAGATCATCGAAATCGCCAAAGGCCTCAAGGGTACACCATGGTGCGAAGAGTACGAGAAGATGATCTCTGGTATGCT CTACAACCCCCTGCACCCTGAACTCTTGGACGGCCGCCACAGAGCGCGCGGTCTGGCGTACAAGTACAACAACATTGATCCCAGCGCTGGCACTCGCGAGGAGATCGACGACAAGCGGGCTCAGATGCTTTCGGAGATGCTCGGAAAGGTCGGCAAGGGGACGTACATTGAGACGCCCTTCATGCCTGACTACGGAAGCAATGTCTCCATCGGCGAGAACTGCTTCATGAACTTTGG CTTGACCATCCTAGATACCagtctcgtcatcatcggcgaCCGCGTCCAGATGGGTCCCAACGTACATATCTACACAGCAGGCCACGAGACGAGCGTTCTATCCAGGATCAAGTTCGTCGAGTTTGGACATCCCATCCGTATTGAAGACGACTGCTGGATCGGTGGCAATGTGGTTATCCTCCCTGGTGTAACTATTGGCCGAGGCTGTACTGTTGGAGCCGGGGCAGTGGTTACTAAGAGTCTGCCCCCCTACTCGATCGCCCTAGGCGCCCCTGCTAAGGTGGTCAAGACGATACAGAGcgtggaggaggagttggcggATCCTAACAACCCTTTCCGAAACATGCCCGATCGAGAATAG
- a CDS encoding hypothetical protein (EggNog:ENOG41): MAETSKESTSPKATAASSPPAEATPAPAEETSTEPPTAENPAEPAEDFHNPDHWANLNEGDEPGEDDADSAVGDGAASSTESISSSILHYRTIHGRTYHSERGNAEYWTPNDEHHNESMDINHHLLCLSLEGKLHLAPLKDDIQRVLDIGTGTGIWAIDFADEYPNAEVVGTDISPIQPDWVPPNLKFEIEDCTQEWTYNPNSFDYVHMRYMYGSISDWSALFKEAFRVCKPGGWVESYEASPRMESDDGTVTETCAINEWGKFFIEGGKKLNRTFEIIDKDLQQKGMEEAGFVDVKVWDFKAPIGGWPQDPRLKQIGQFAQAALEQDYEGYVLYMANMVLGWTKEEVSVYCAQLRREIRSGKFHPFYRQRVVYARKPE; encoded by the exons ATGGCAGAGACGTCAAAGGAATCGACCTCGCCGAAGGCAACCGCTGCTTCATCGCCTCCAGCTGAGGCAACCCCTGCACCTGCAGAGGAGACTTCTACTGAACCACCCACTGCAGAGAACCCCGCCGAACCTGCTGAAGATTTCCATAACCCTGATCATTGGGCAAACTTGAACGAGGGC GATGAGCCAGGAGAGGATGACGCTGATTCAGCGGTCGGAGATGGTGCTGCTAGCTCAACTGAGTCAATTTCTTCGAGCATCCTTCATTACCGCACGATTCACGGGAGGACGTATCACTCTGAGCGGGGAAATGCCGAGTATTG GACGCCGAACGATGAGCATCATAATGAGTCCATGGATATCAA TCACCACCTCCTGTGTCTGTCACTAGAGGGAAAACTCCATCTAGCTCCTCTCAAGGATGACATTCAG AGAGTCCTAGATATCGGGACCGGGACTG GTATTTGGGCTAT CGATTTCGCAGATGAGTATCCCAATGCCGAAGTCGTCGGAACGGACATCTCTCCCATCCAACCTGACTGGGTCCCACCCAATCTCAAGTT CGAAATCGAAGACTGTACCCAAGAGTGGACCTACAACCCCAACTCTTTCGATTACGTCCATATGCGCTATATGTATGGAAGTATAAGCGACTGGTCCGCCCTGTTCAAAGAGGCATTCCGCGTCTGCAAGCCCGGCGGGTGGGTTGAGAGCTATGAAGCCTCCCCTCGAATGGAAAGCGACGATGGCACTGTAACTGAAACCTGTGCTATTAACGAATGGGGAAAGTTCTTCATTGAAGGCGGCAAAAAGCTAAACCGCACTTTTGAGATCATTGATAAGGATTTGCAGCAGAAGGGAATGGAGGAAGCAGGTTTTGTCGACGTCAAAGTTTGGGACTTCAAG GCACCTATTGGAGGCTGGCCCCAGGACCCTCGGCTCAAGCAAATTGGACAGTTTGCTCAGGCTGCGCTTGAGCAGGACTACGAGGGTTATGTTCTGTATATGGCTAATATGGTTCTTGGCTGGACTAAGGAGGAAGTCTCTGTGTACTGCGCTCAATTGCGACGCGAGATTCGATCTGGAAAGTTTCATCCTTTCTATCGTCAGAGGGTTGTCTACGCAAGGAAGCCCGAATAG
- the ACU5 gene encoding Acetyl-coenzyme A synthetase (EggNog:ENOG41) — protein sequence MRQPISTQPVTNGDGEEWYLPDKMLARHPSKPHIGSLEEYQQMHQLSISEPEAFWGNLARELLTWDHDFHTVKSGSLVEGNPAWFLGGKLNASFNCVDRHALKDPSRVAIIHETDDGNGGRSITYGELLKQVSKVSWALKDLGVRKGDTVAIYMPMIPEALVAILACTRIGAVHSVVFAGFSAGSLRDRVVNAKSKVVITADESQRGGRTIGIKKIVDEALSPLEGVQTLVFKRTGAKVAWTEGRDHWWHEQTAKWPSYIPPEAMDAEDPLFLLYTSGSTGKPKGILHTTGGFLVGAAATGKYVFDIHENDRYFCAGDVGWITGHTYVVYAPLLLGVSTVVFEGTPTFPNASRFWDIIANHQITHFYVAPTALRLLKRAGSDPVNHDTSSLRVLGSVGEPIAPEIWKWYYDVIGKGECHIVDTYWQTETGSHAVTPLAGVTPTKPGSACLPFFGIDTVLIDPVSGAEIHGNGVEGVLAFKTSWPSMARTVYGDHQRFEETYLKVYPGYYFTGDGAARDQDGFYWIRGRVDDVINVSGHRLSTAEIEAAMVEHAAVAESAVVGVSDEVTGQSVIAFVCLKEAFRTSEEEVHAELRLQVRNNIGPFAAPKKIFMVVDLPKTRSGKIMRRVLRKVVMGEQDQLGDITTLSDPSVVEKIIGVVHKSG from the exons ATGCGTCAACCAATATCGACACAACCAGTCACcaatggtgatggagaggaaTGGT ATCTTCCCGACAAAATGCTCGCAC GGCATCCCAGCAAGCCTCACATTGGCA GCTTGGAGGAGTATCAGCAGATGCACCAGCTCTCCATTAGTGAGCCTGAAGCTTTCTGGGGAAACCTAGCTCGTGAACTTCTTACATGGGATCACGACTTTCACACCGTCAAGAGCGGCTCGCTAGTCGAGGGTAATCCAGCTTGGTTCCTCGGCGGAAAGCTGAATGCTTCGTTTAACTGCGTTGACCGCCATGCGCTCAAGGATCCCAGCAGGGTCGCCATCATCCACGAAACTGACGATGGCAACGGCGGGCGCTCTATCACATATGGCGAGCTGCTTAAGCAAGTCAGTAAGGTTTCCTGGGCACTCAAGGATCTCGGTGTGCGAAAGGGCGACACGGTCGCTATCTACATGCCCATGATTCCTGAAGCTCTCGTCGCCATCCTTGCTTGCACCCGTATCGGCGCTGTTCACTCTGTTGTCTTTGCTGGCTTCTCAGCTGGATCCCTGCGAGATCGCGTCGTCAACGCCAAGAGCAAGGTTGTCATCACTGCTGATGAGAGTCAGCGCGGCGGTCGAACAATtggtatcaagaagatcgtTGATGAAGCGCTGAGTCCGCTTGAGGGTGTTCAGACCCTTGTTTTCAAGAGAACTGGTGCCAAGGTTGCGTGGACTGAGGGACGGGATCATTGGTGGCATGAACAGACTGCCAAGTGGCCTAGCTACATCCCTCCTGAGGCCATGGACGCTGAGGATCCTTTGTTTTTGCTGTATACCTCTGGATCAACGGGTAAGCCAAAGGGTATTTTGCATACCACTGGTGGTTTTCTGGTTGGAGCTGCTGCGACGGGGAAGTATGTTTTTGACATTCACGAGAACGATCGATACTTCTGCGCTGGCGACGTTGGCTGGATCACGGGCCATACCTACGTTGTCTACGCTCCGCTCCTTCTGGGTGTCTCTACAGTTGTGTTTGAGGGAACACCGACATTCCCTAATGCTTCTCGTTTCTGGGATATCATTGCCAACCATCAGATCACGCACTTTTATGTCGCTCCTACGGCTCTTCgcttgttgaagagggcTGGATCTGACCCTGTCAACCATGACACCAGCAGTTTGCGTGTTCTCGGTTCAGTTGGTGAGCCTATCGCCCCTGAGATTTGGAAGTGGTACTACGATGTCATTGGGAAGGGTGAATGCCATATCGTTGAT ACATACTGGCAAACTGAGACTGGCTCTCACGCCGTGACCCCTCTCGCTGGAGTTACACCCACCAAGCCTGGATCCGCTTGCCTGCCATTCTTCGGCATCGACACAGTCTTGATCGATCCTGTTTCTGGCGCTGAGATCCACGGCAATGGAGTCGAAGGCGTTCTCGCTTTCAAGACCTCATGGCCTAGCATGGCTCGAACTGTGTACGGCGACCACCAGCGATTCGAGGAGACATACCTCAAGGTCTACCCCGGATACTAC TTCACTGGCGATGGAGCCGCCCGTGACCAAGACGGCTTCTACTGGATCCGCGGCCGCGTCGACGACGTAATCAACGTCAGCGGCCACCGCCTCTCAACCGCCGAAATCGAAGCCGCAATGGTCGAGCACGCCGCGGTCGCTGAATCCGCCGTCGTAGGCGTCTCCGACGAAGTAACAGGCCAATCTGTCATCGCCTTCGTCTGCCTAAAAGAAGCATTCCGCACCTCCGAGGAGGAAGTCCACGCCGAGCTGAGACTGCAGGTCCGCAACAACATTGGCCCCTTTGCTGCGCCTAAGAAGATCTTCATGGTTGTTGATCTGCCCAAGACTCGGTCGGGTAAGATCATGCGTCGTGTTTTGAGAAAGGTGGTTATGGGTGAGCAGGATCAGCTGGGGGATATCACTACGCTTTCGGATCCTTCTGTTGTGGAGAAGATTATTGGTGTTGTGCATAAGAGTGGTTAA
- a CDS encoding hypothetical protein (MEROPS:MER0006204~EggNog:ENOG41), with amino-acid sequence MSVLSQDTQSKLRDIIDEYTTGGTESKIPGLVYSAFRNDGEPIFQHCSGLRGVSSGSPMSEKTIFFMASFTKLATSVTCMQLVEQGKLRLDDADQIEAICPELRDVKVLTRNENGKLDLVEKVRRITLRMLLTHTAGFGYAFEDEKLAEFSRPIGFDDFSGEAIDTANRPLVNQPGETFQYGVSMDWVGVIIERTYNKSLEEVFKDHIFRPLGMGHVTFHPSAEDKLNLAYMHRRSPSGKLSTTDHFYRRPLLVRDGEKVPCAGGHGCFGRPAEFGRIISLLLNDGLDAKSGVRLLKAETVDDMFTDQIPDKPRFSNVSVPVAKPELANPTPLTPMPDDHTEGWGLSFSINHFPESTGRAAGSASWEGLANLFWFADRKNNIGGIIASQILPYGGESVK; translated from the exons ATGTCTGTACTATCACAAGATACTCAATCCAAGCTTCGAGATATCATCGATGAGTACACAACTGGGGGCACAGAGAGCAAGATCCCGGGCCTCGTCTACTCCGCGTTCAGAAATGATGGCGAGCCAATCTTTCAGCATTGCTCCGGCCTAAGAGGAGTCAGTTCTGGAAGCCCCATGTCAGAAAAGACTATCTTCTTCATGGCATCTTTCACAAAACTGGCGACATCAGTCACGTGCATGCAACTCGTCGAGCAAGGGAAGTTGCGCTTAGATGATGCAGATCAAATCGAAGCCATCTGCCCTGAGTTACGGGACGTCAAGGTGTTAACTCGGAACGAGAACGGCAAACTTGACCTCGTTGAGAAAGTCAGGAGAATTACTCTTCGAATGCTTCTCACTCACACGG CTGGTTTCGGCTATGCttttgaggatgagaagcttgcAGAGTTCAGTCGCCCCATTGGCTTTGATGACTTTTCCGGGGAAGCAATTGACACAGCAAATCGACCTCTGGTGAATCAGCCTGGTGAGACGTTTCAGTATGGCGTCTCGATGGACTGGGTTGGCGTGATAATCGAACGCACGTACAACAAGTCACTGGAGGAAGTCTTCAAAGATCACATATTCAGACCACTAGGCATGGGCCATGTAACTTTCCATCCATCGGCGGAAGATAAGTTGAACTTGGCGTATATGCATCGCAGAAGCCCAAGTGGCAAGTTGAGTACTACAGATCACTTTTATCGACGTCCGCTACTTGTTCGGGATGGAGAAAAGGTTCCGTGTGCTGGGGGTCATGGATGCTTTGGAAGACCAGCAGAGTTTGGAC GAATTATTTCACTTCTTCTGAACGACGGATTGGATGCAAAATCAGGAGTTCGGCTACTTAAAGCTGAGACCGTCGATG ATATGTTCACCGATCAAATTCCCGATAAACCACGCTTCAGCAACGTTAGCGTCCCCGTTGCCAAACCAGAGCTAGCAAACCCAACTCCCTTAACGCCAATGCCAGATGATCACACCGAGGGCTGGGGTTTGTCATTTTCTATCAATCACTTCCCAGAGTCAACGGGTCGCGCGGCTGGTTCAGCGTCGTGGGAAGGCTTAGCCAATCTCTTCTGGTTCGCTGATCGCAAGAACAATATCGGCGGTATTATTGCCAGCCAAATTCTTCCCTATGGTGGTGAGTCGGTTAAATAA